One genomic segment of Streptomyces liangshanensis includes these proteins:
- a CDS encoding NADH-quinone oxidoreductase subunit D yields the protein MSTSHASARETTEGTVYTVTGGDWDEVVQSAAKSDDERIIVNMGPQHPSTHGVLRLILEIEGETVTEARCGIGYLHTGIEKNLEFRNWTQGTTFVTRMDYLTSFFNETAYCLGVEKLLGIEDDIPDRATAIRVLLMELNRLSSHLVCIATGGMELGATTIMIYGFRDRELILDAYELITGLRMNHAFIRPGGLAQDLPPGAVDQLRELLRTLRKNLPEYDKLATGNPIFKARMEDVGYLDLTGCMALGATGPILRAAGLPHDLRRSDPYCGYETYEFDVPTADTCDAYGRFLIRLEEMRQSLRIVEQCLDRLAPGPVMVADKKIAWPAQLALGPDGLGNSLDHIKNIMGTSMEALIHHFKLVTEGFRVPPGQAYAAVESPKGELGAHVVSDGGTRPYRVHFRDPSFTNLQAMAAMCEGGQVADVIVAVASIDPVMGGVDR from the coding sequence ATGAGCACTTCACATGCGTCGGCCCGCGAGACCACCGAGGGCACCGTCTACACGGTCACCGGTGGGGACTGGGACGAGGTCGTCCAGTCCGCCGCGAAGTCCGACGACGAGCGGATCATCGTCAACATGGGTCCCCAGCACCCGTCCACCCACGGGGTGCTGCGGCTGATCCTGGAGATCGAGGGCGAGACGGTCACCGAGGCCCGCTGCGGCATCGGCTACCTCCACACCGGCATCGAGAAGAACCTCGAGTTCCGCAACTGGACGCAGGGCACCACCTTCGTCACGCGCATGGACTACCTGACGTCGTTCTTCAACGAGACGGCGTACTGCCTGGGCGTGGAGAAGCTGCTCGGCATCGAGGACGACATCCCGGACCGGGCGACCGCCATCCGCGTCCTGCTGATGGAGCTCAACCGGCTCTCCTCGCACCTGGTGTGCATCGCCACCGGCGGCATGGAGCTGGGCGCGACGACGATCATGATCTACGGATTCCGTGATCGTGAACTGATTCTCGATGCCTACGAGCTGATCACCGGCCTGCGCATGAACCACGCGTTCATCCGGCCCGGCGGACTCGCCCAGGACCTGCCCCCGGGCGCCGTGGACCAGTTGCGCGAGCTGCTGCGGACCCTGCGCAAGAACCTGCCCGAGTACGACAAGCTCGCCACCGGCAACCCCATCTTCAAGGCCCGGATGGAGGACGTCGGCTACCTCGACCTGACCGGCTGCATGGCGCTCGGCGCCACCGGCCCGATCCTGCGCGCCGCCGGACTGCCGCACGACCTGCGCAGGTCGGACCCGTACTGCGGTTACGAGACGTACGAGTTCGACGTCCCGACCGCCGACACCTGCGACGCGTACGGCCGCTTCCTCATCCGCCTGGAGGAGATGCGGCAGTCGCTGCGGATCGTCGAGCAGTGCCTCGACCGGCTCGCGCCGGGCCCGGTCATGGTCGCCGACAAGAAGATCGCCTGGCCCGCGCAGCTCGCGCTCGGGCCCGACGGGCTCGGCAACTCGCTCGACCACATCAAGAACATCATGGGCACGTCCATGGAAGCGCTGATCCATCACTTCAAGCTGGTGACGGAGGGCTTCCGGGTACCGCCCGGGCAGGCGTACGCCGCCGTGGAGTCGCCCAAGGGCGAACTGGGCGCGCACGTCGTCTCCGACGGGGGCACCCGCCCCTACCGGGTCCACTTCCGCGACCCGTCCTTCACCAATCTCCAGGCCATGGCGGCGATGTGCGAGGGCGGCCAGGTCGCCGACGTCATCGTCGCCGTCGCGTCCATCGACCCCGTGATGGGAGGCGTCGACCGGTGA
- the nuoF gene encoding NADH-quinone oxidoreductase subunit NuoF: MTMAPEIDENGTSPEKLLAPVLSAFWDQPESWTLETYERHDGYQGLKKALAMTPDDLIAYVKDAGLRGRGGAGFPTGMKWQFIPQGDGKPHYLVVNADESEPGTCKDMPLLFANPHSLIEGMVIACYAIRSSHAFIYLRGEVVPVLRRLHEAVREAYAAGYLGKDILGSGIDLDVVVHAGAGAYICGEETALLDSLEGRRGQPRLRPPFPAVAGLYASPTVVNNVESIASVPAILHRGKEWFRSMGSEKSPGFTLYSLSGHVTSPGQYEGPMGLTLRQLLDMGGGIRAGHRLKFWTPGGSSTPMFTDEHLDVPLDYEGVGAAGSMLGTKALQCFDETTCVVRAVTRWTEFYAHESCGKCTPCREGTYWLVQLLRDIEAGKGEMSDLDKLNDIADTINGKSFCALGDGAAAPIFSSLKYFRAEYEQHITGKACPFDPAKSTAWADRNPHQEVNA; this comes from the coding sequence ATGACGATGGCACCCGAGATCGACGAGAACGGCACCAGCCCCGAGAAGCTCCTCGCCCCCGTGCTGTCCGCCTTCTGGGACCAGCCGGAGTCGTGGACGCTGGAGACGTACGAACGGCACGACGGCTACCAGGGCCTCAAGAAGGCCCTCGCCATGACGCCCGACGACCTCATCGCGTACGTGAAGGACGCGGGTCTGCGCGGCCGCGGCGGCGCCGGCTTCCCCACCGGGATGAAGTGGCAGTTCATCCCCCAGGGCGACGGCAAGCCGCACTACCTCGTCGTCAACGCCGACGAGTCGGAGCCCGGCACCTGCAAGGACATGCCGCTGCTCTTCGCCAACCCGCACTCCCTCATCGAGGGCATGGTGATCGCCTGTTACGCGATCCGCTCCTCGCACGCCTTCATCTACCTGCGCGGCGAGGTCGTCCCCGTCCTGCGCCGGCTGCACGAGGCCGTACGGGAGGCCTACGCGGCTGGCTACCTCGGCAAGGACATCCTCGGCAGCGGCATCGACCTCGACGTCGTCGTGCACGCGGGAGCGGGCGCGTACATCTGCGGCGAGGAGACCGCGCTGCTGGACTCGCTGGAGGGCCGTCGCGGACAGCCCCGGCTGCGTCCTCCCTTCCCCGCCGTGGCGGGTCTCTACGCGAGCCCCACCGTGGTGAACAACGTCGAGTCGATCGCGTCCGTTCCCGCGATCCTGCACCGCGGCAAGGAGTGGTTCCGCTCGATGGGCAGCGAGAAGTCCCCGGGCTTCACGCTCTACTCCCTCAGCGGCCACGTCACCAGCCCCGGCCAGTACGAGGGCCCCATGGGCCTCACCCTGCGCCAGCTGCTCGACATGGGCGGCGGCATCCGGGCCGGCCACCGGCTCAAGTTCTGGACCCCGGGCGGCTCCTCCACCCCGATGTTCACCGACGAGCACCTCGACGTCCCGCTGGACTACGAGGGCGTCGGCGCGGCCGGCTCGATGCTCGGCACCAAGGCGCTCCAGTGCTTCGACGAGACGACCTGTGTCGTACGGGCCGTGACGCGCTGGACCGAGTTCTACGCCCACGAGTCCTGCGGCAAGTGCACACCCTGCCGTGAAGGCACGTACTGGCTGGTGCAGTTGCTGCGGGACATCGAGGCCGGCAAGGGCGAGATGTCCGACCTCGACAAGCTCAACGACATCGCCGACACGATCAACGGCAAGTCGTTCTGCGCGCTCGGCGACGGCGCCGCCGCCCCGATCTTCTCCTCGCTCAAGTACTTCCGCGCGGAGTACGAGCAGCACATCACGGGCAAGGCCTGCCCCTTCGACCCCGCGAAGTCCACCGCGTGGGCGGACCGGAACCCGCACCAGGAGGTGAACGCATGA
- the nuoE gene encoding NADH-quinone oxidoreductase subunit NuoE — protein sequence MPQLPAPDFPADVRARLETDAREIISRYPGARSALLPLLHLVQAEEGFVSRTGMAFCAELLDLTTAEVTAVATFYTMYRRKPGGDYQVGVCTNTLCAVMGGDAIFDELKEHLGVGNDETTEDGKVTLEHIECNAACDFAPVVMVNWEFFDNQTPQSAKQLVDDLRAGRPVEPTRGAPLCTYKETERILAGFPDERPGAVGATGGAGPASLIGLRLAKGEAPQRVVRPRDGGPSQDAHPQDAPQPGSQHLSSHDAPQRTSDSDPDHPAGRPTAEEGE from the coding sequence ATGCCCCAGCTGCCGGCCCCCGACTTCCCCGCCGACGTGCGCGCGCGGCTGGAGACGGACGCCAGGGAGATCATCTCCCGCTACCCCGGCGCGCGTTCCGCGCTCCTGCCGCTCCTGCACCTCGTGCAGGCGGAGGAGGGTTTTGTGTCCCGTACGGGCATGGCCTTCTGCGCGGAGCTGCTCGACCTGACCACCGCGGAGGTCACGGCCGTCGCGACCTTCTACACCATGTACCGGCGCAAGCCCGGCGGTGACTACCAGGTCGGCGTCTGCACGAACACGCTCTGCGCGGTGATGGGCGGCGACGCCATCTTCGACGAGCTGAAGGAACATCTCGGCGTCGGCAACGACGAGACCACCGAGGACGGCAAGGTCACCCTCGAACACATCGAGTGCAACGCGGCCTGCGACTTCGCGCCCGTCGTGATGGTCAACTGGGAGTTCTTCGACAACCAGACCCCGCAGAGCGCCAAGCAGCTGGTCGACGACCTGCGCGCGGGCCGCCCCGTCGAGCCGACGCGGGGCGCGCCGCTGTGCACGTACAAGGAGACCGAGCGGATCCTCGCGGGCTTCCCCGACGAGCGCCCCGGCGCGGTCGGGGCCACCGGCGGCGCGGGCCCCGCCTCGCTGATCGGCTTGCGGCTCGCCAAGGGCGAGGCCCCGCAGCGGGTCGTCAGGCCGCGCGACGGCGGACCCTCCCAGGACGCGCACCCGCAGGACGCGCCGCAGCCCGGCTCCCAGCACCTCAGCTCGCACGACGCACCGCAGCGGACCTCGGACTCCGACCCCGACCACCCGGCCGGGCGGCCCACCGCCGAGGAGGGGGAGTGA